Proteins encoded by one window of Crassostrea angulata isolate pt1a10 chromosome 9, ASM2561291v2, whole genome shotgun sequence:
- the LOC128162089 gene encoding uncharacterized protein LOC128162089 isoform X1: protein MFYMNLHREHAEKALFVSSTLHNGTAHIRKIILLPCKIYSSIVSETLEACQGSNFYVNILLDATTKEISVNIPSLHQNNNIFKCWIPFGKEPICIPVPTVQFKFNRTSKILMFYMKYHHREHAEKALFVNSTLHNGTTHSRKIILLPCKAEFKAKATHNNTHVNITCENRSFNQSTGMQILQGDNIVSQCQWNKTTLKLICISAEGLTNGIQKTTKHDPRIKYSCGMDGQFVQINYTIVLKETRPPPLNSSKDIETHEMMLNYTVKPNSFTEERSSLSYSSRLEPQQILMFTCILLICPLHY, encoded by the exons atgttttatatgaaCCTTCACAGAGAACATGCTGAAAAAGCATTGTTTGTGAGTTCAACACTACATAACGGGACAGCACACATTAGAAAGATCATTCTTTTGCCATGCA AAATCTATTCATCAATAGTATCAGAAACCCTGGAGGCTTGTCAAGGATCAAATTTCTATGTCAATATTCTGCTAGACGCAACCACTAAAGAAATCAGTGTCAACATTCCATCTCTGCACCAAAACAATAACATCTTTAAATGCTGGATTCCCTTTGGCAAGGAACCTATTTGCATACCTGTCCCAACTGTTCAGTTCAAATTTAATCGAACATCcaagattttaatgttttatatgaaaTACCATCACAGAGAACATGCTGAAAAAGCATTGTTTGTGAATTCAACACTACATAACGGAACAACACACAGTAGAAAGATCATTCTTTTGCCATGCA AAGCCGAATTTAAAGCAAAGGCCACCCATAACAACACACACGTGAATATCACGTGTGAAAACAGATCGTTTAATCAATCAACTGGTATGCAAATCTTACAGGGAGACAACATCGTATCGCAGTGCCAATGGAACAAAACAACACTCAAACTAATCTGCATTTCAGCCGAAG GGTTGACCAACGGAATTCAGAAAACCACAAAACACGACCCAAGGATCAAGTACAGCTGTGGAATGGATGGTCAATTTGTCCAAATCAATTATACTATTGTATTAAAAGAAACAAGACCCC CACCTTTGAATTCATCTAAAGATATCGAAACACATGaaatgatgttgaattatactGTTAAACCCAATTCATTTACAGAAGAGAGATCTT CACTCTCGTATTCTTCTAGACTTGAAccacaacaaatattgatgtttacatgtattcttCTGATTTGCCCACTCCATTACTAA
- the LOC128162089 gene encoding uncharacterized protein LOC128162089 isoform X2 → MKCVVIVVLFWVILTGNEIYSSIVSETLEACQGSNFYVNILLDATTKEISVNIPSLHQNNNIFKCWIPFGKEPICIPVPTVQFKFNRTSKILMFYMKYHHREHAEKALFVNSTLHNGTTHSRKIILLPCKAEFKAKATHNNTHVNITCENRSFNQSTGMQILQGDNIVSQCQWNKTTLKLICISAEGLTNGIQKTTKHDPRIKYSCGMDGQFVQINYTIVLKETRPPPLNSSKDIETHEMMLNYTVKPNSFTEERSSLSYSSRLEPQQILMFTCILLICPLHY, encoded by the exons ATGAAGTGTGTGGTGATTGTCGTATTGTTTTGGGTCATACTAACAGGAAACG AAATCTATTCATCAATAGTATCAGAAACCCTGGAGGCTTGTCAAGGATCAAATTTCTATGTCAATATTCTGCTAGACGCAACCACTAAAGAAATCAGTGTCAACATTCCATCTCTGCACCAAAACAATAACATCTTTAAATGCTGGATTCCCTTTGGCAAGGAACCTATTTGCATACCTGTCCCAACTGTTCAGTTCAAATTTAATCGAACATCcaagattttaatgttttatatgaaaTACCATCACAGAGAACATGCTGAAAAAGCATTGTTTGTGAATTCAACACTACATAACGGAACAACACACAGTAGAAAGATCATTCTTTTGCCATGCA AAGCCGAATTTAAAGCAAAGGCCACCCATAACAACACACACGTGAATATCACGTGTGAAAACAGATCGTTTAATCAATCAACTGGTATGCAAATCTTACAGGGAGACAACATCGTATCGCAGTGCCAATGGAACAAAACAACACTCAAACTAATCTGCATTTCAGCCGAAG GGTTGACCAACGGAATTCAGAAAACCACAAAACACGACCCAAGGATCAAGTACAGCTGTGGAATGGATGGTCAATTTGTCCAAATCAATTATACTATTGTATTAAAAGAAACAAGACCCC CACCTTTGAATTCATCTAAAGATATCGAAACACATGaaatgatgttgaattatactGTTAAACCCAATTCATTTACAGAAGAGAGATCTT CACTCTCGTATTCTTCTAGACTTGAAccacaacaaatattgatgtttacatgtattcttCTGATTTGCCCACTCCATTACTAA